GAAGCGGTTCTGATTTCTTAAAATTTGAATGTTTGAGATGGGTAAAATTTTGCATTTCAGGAACAGTGATCCACAGTGATCTCCCTTCAAAACTTTATGTGCAGACCGTAACATTTCTTTGTGTTGAGAAACACTGGAATGTTATGTTGGGCTTCTGCTGtggtcatttatttatatacttgaATCTGGAGGCAAGGGGGTGGATATGTTGACCAGTTACTGAGCGTCCCTCCTCACCACCAAATAGAGGATTGTCTGTATTTTAACTCTCGGATAGTTTTTTTTGGATGATGGTGGTAACGCATTAACAAAAAAATCATAGGTGGGGGCAGATAGTGCAGGTTGCTTCTGAGTTGGCTTTAATGTATACCTAGAGGCAAATAATCGATTTAGAATAGCAAAGTAAATTTCAAGAATTTACATAACATACTTGTTTTATAGTTAATACATGACAGCATATGTTTAAGCGAAGAAAGGTTTGGGGAAAATAGGGTAACTCGATGTTTTTTCACAGGATGCTATAAAATCACCACCGTCTTTAGTCATGCACAAACAGTAGTTTTGTGTGTTGGTTGCTCTACCGTCCTCTGCCAGCCTACAGGAGGAAAAGCAAGGCTTACAGAAGGTAAATGGTTTAATTACTGTTGTGATTTTGGGGTTTGAATCTTAAGAGAAGTCATGTATAATGGAAATTATCAAGCTGTCTTGCAAAGAGGGTTGGGtttgatagtctttttttttttttttttccccccctccaaAAGCATAATTAGAAAGCACTAATCTCAGTGGTCCTGTCTAAGGCTAGGGTGGATGGGTGATAAAAGGGGCTTCATATGAGTTGAAGCTGATGTTGTCTTTAAGTGAGTAGGTAGGAGCTAAAGAATTGAGAAAACTACAGATGTTCTTGTGGGTATCAGGCATCATTTTGTTTTGTGGGGGTGGGACAGGGTAAGTAGGCTGCTGTCAGTTAACTTTGGAACTTATTCTTGCAGGGTGCTCCTTCAGACGGAAGCAGCACTAAAAGCCCCTGGAGTCAAGATGAATGGGAAACCATCCCAATAAACACATTTTGGATACGTCCTGTTTATTGTCTTGTTTTACTGCTAGGAAGTTCCTACCTCACGTATTCAGGGGCAATCAGAAGAGTGGACTGTAGAGTCATTTGGGGCAAGTAAGTGGTCAAATACTTTAAAAGTCCATTTGGGACATTCCTATCCCTAGGCTCATTGAGTAAATCTGCAGAGCTTGATTAAAAACTGGAATGGTATATAAATGGGCTACTTGCTTTCACTTTTATGTTTTCTTAGAATTAAGAACTGACAGTTGATCTTTAAAACGCAATCCAGCACACCACTTTAACACAAAACAGCTTAGGATCCTTTATTTACAGTTCTCAGAAGGCTTGTTTGGAGGCTTATGAGTGTAGAGGTTGCTGCTAGGCTCCTGGTCTAGGGCTAGAAATCTCCAGCCCCTGCAGTCAAGGAGACTTGTCCAAGCAGAGGTTTTAGTGCCTTGTACTCCAAAGCCAATATTGTAGCCGGCGCTGCACTGGTGGGGGTTGTGGACTCATGAAGGGAGGGGGAGCACGTGTGGAAGTGTAAGAACCTAGAagtaaaggaggaagggaaatagATGAAGGGTGAATAAAAGTGAATGAGGGTGATAGCTGAGCTTTTCAGTGATAAAGATGGTGATTCTTTACCTGGTTGTGGTGCACCTAGAGTTGGTACATAAACAACTGGAACTGTCTGTATCTTGTTTAGGAAGGCATTGTATGCTGGAAAAAGAATAAGGGAGATGTCACCAAAGAGAACTGTTTTCACTGGAGGAAGGCCTTAAGGGGCAAgtattgctattaaaaaaaaggcttcaaattaaataattatacttacaggaaatttttattcaatgatttttagagGTATTCCAACTTCTGGTTGAAAGATGGGAAATGCACGTGTAGATGGTAGTATGTGTTGTGTTGCTGGAATCATCTCTAGCTATGTGTTTGAGCAAAACTAGCTATAATCTAAGGTTTAGCAGTAATTTCCAGTTCTGAGTGGTATTTGTTGGCCACATGCAGTTCATTGCTTGCTAGTAAGTTGGGCGGGATCTTTGGTCCACTGGTGACTAGGGGTAGGGAAGCTAAATCAGTTTCAATTGCATGTCCCAAATCAGATGTGATAAACAGCTAATTTTCATCCTCATTTAgtttgtgaaataaaatgaaggcAGTTTCCAAGTCAAAAGGCCACGGTGCTGAATATAAGGACTCCTTACCTAGAAAGAGGAAAGCTGTTGATGCCAACACCGCAAAGAGGGTAAAGAAAATCTGGTAAGAACCCATGAGCTTCTGGAGGACACCTGAATCTTCACATTGATCTACACATTGGCAGAATAAAAGAAGATTATAGTTATCCAGGACAGATGTTGCATTTAAAAACTTATGTGGTCCTAAGAGTATCTAGCTGAAACAGTCAAAACCCAGCCCTCTTCTTTTGCTTCTCACCAGAGAAAAAGGGGTGAACTGAACTTAGCTCCTCTTaaccttttttgtctttttatctctCTAATGGTAAACTACAATTCTTGAGTCTCATTTATTTTCAGCttacaaaagaatatttaaattctttACCACTTTAAAATGCCTGTTACCTTTCCTGTGCACTTTAATAACTCCAGGTGACTGCTCCCCATCACCAAGTTTGTGATAGTCTGTGGTGATTCAACTTCTACTTTTAATCCCTCTAACCTGAATGAAATATTTCGTTGGATCACcaatgacctctttttttttttttttttttttttttgcggtacgcaggcctctcactgttgtggcctctcctgtggcggagcacaggctctagacaggcaggctcagcagccatggctcacgggcccagccgctccatggcatgtgggatcttcccagaccggggcacgaacccgcgtcccctgcatcggcaggcggactctcaaccactgcgccacccgggaagcccaccAATGACCTCTTAAATCCAGGGGCTACTTGTCCTTTTTTATTCAGGTACATTCTGATATGTTTATAAACTTGTCCTCAATAAAATTTCAGACTTCTGTGTTTGAAGCATGCTTGGCACTTGCCTTTGGTTATTTCAGACTTTTCAGTGCCTAGAAATGAACTCTTCCCTGCCCCACAAAACTGACTGAATTTAACTGGCCTTCCCAGGTAAACTCACCAGGCCCTTGGAACTAGTTCCAATTCTGCATCCCTTATATAGGCCCTCTACCTCAGCTCTTAACTGGTCTTACCTCTCACCAGACTGTTTCACAACTGTTGTAACAACTTCACACTGTTTATAAGCTGCTTCACTCGGAAGAATAATTTGAGGTTGCTTATTAGTAGAAACAAGACTATAGTAATTCCTGATCAGGTCCCACTGTTGGGAGTCCCAATAAAACATAGGTGTATTAATTTATAGCACCCCTTTGTTCTGGCTGCATTGAACTAATTCTTATCTTAGTTGGgccctgtctttttaaaatatttatttggctgtgccgggtcttagttgcagcacgcgggatctttttagttttggcatgtgaactcttagctgcagcatgtggcatctagttccctgaccagggatcgaacccaggccccctgcattgggagcgtggagtcttagccactgaaccacgagggaagtccctgggcccTGTCTTAAATCTGATTTCTGCAAGTAGGGACCGTTCTTGGCACATAACAGTAGGCACACACTTGTATGAATGAGCTGAAGGTTGGATATTTGTATCTAAAGACTCCCACCCACTATGATTATACTGTTATACTGCTTGTCCTTATCTCTAAGAAGTGCAGGGGttcttaactatatatatatatatttttgccatGGGCAACTTCAGTCTGATAAAGTCAATGGATCCCAACtcagaatgtttttaaatgcaaaagATAAAATGTAGTAGGAATAAAGGAAACTAATTAACATCAAGAGTTGATGAAAATAGGGAAAAAACCTGATTTATAATATACAGTTAGCAAATGTTCAAAGGCCTAATTTGTGATATAGTAGTCTGTGTGCTCTAGTAATAACAAAAAAGTTGTAGCTTTAGGTCTGATAACTACTGTAATTTTGATGTTATTTTGAGATGTGACAGTGGAATATGAGAACATCTCTGGTTTCCCT
This genomic stretch from Kogia breviceps isolate mKogBre1 chromosome 1, mKogBre1 haplotype 1, whole genome shotgun sequence harbors:
- the RPS27 gene encoding small ribosomal subunit protein eS27 codes for the protein MPLAKDLLHPSPEEEKRKHKKKRLVQSPNSYFMDVKCPGCYKITTVFSHAQTVVLCVGCSTVLCQPTGGKARLTEGCSFRRKQH